Proteins from a genomic interval of Cryptococcus neoformans var. grubii H99 chromosome 8, complete sequence:
- a CDS encoding 4'-phosphopantetheinyl transferase: MYNTIHLSAIKLPSEPVDKETFDRLASLVEPPGRERLKRFRLRDDALRSLVARLTVTWYLYTNGLLPPGELPTFGRKAKGKPTLSTPNLEPRLEFNNTHEGSYILFTTLRSHSPLACVGIDIMKHPNDPFPTQEGISDQLTLLEKQSLAMPLSLRDRSLRLTKLWSVKEAYTKAIGEGITFGLERIEVELSASAGKVERVKVDGRDVDERGWEWRVGEIGEDYGWAVWWRGSDVERELVIDHISWEDFVRPLLVLAESRLTSNT; this comes from the exons ATGTACAATACAATACATCTATCTGCCATCAAATTACCTTCAGAACCAGTAGATAAGGAA ACGTTTGACAGACTAGCAAGTCTGGTTGAGCCGCCTGGACGAGAGCGTCTGAAACGGTTTCGGCTACGTGATGATGCCCTTC GATCGTTAGTGGCTCGGCTCACCGTGACTTGGTATCTGTATACCAATGGGCTTTTGCCTCCAGGGGAATTACCGACATTTGGTAGAAAGGCCAAGGGTAAACCTACTCTA TCTACACCCAACCTCGAGCCTCGCCTAGAGTTCAACAACACACATGAAGGCTCCTATATTCTATTTACCACACTCCGTTCACATTCGCCTTTAGCGTGTGTCGGCATAGATATCATGAAACATCCAAACGACCCATTTCCAACGCAAGAGGGGATATCCGATCAGCTCACTCTGCTCGAAAAGCAGTCCCTTGCTATGCCCCTGAGTCTCAGAGATCGTTCATTACGACTAACCAAGCTTTGGTCAGTCAAGGAAGCATATACAAAAGCTATAGGTGAGGGTATCACTTTCGGACTAGAAAGGATAGAAGTCGAATTATCAGCAAGTGCTGGTAAGGTGGAGCGCGTCAAGGTGGATGGCAGAGACGTGGATGAAAGAGGGTGGGAGTGGAGAGTAGGTGAGATAGGAGAAGATTATGGCTGGGCAgtgtggtggagggggagcGATGTAGAAAGAGAACTGGTAATTGATCATATCTCATGGGAAGATTTTGTTAGACCATTATTAGTTCTAGCAGAAAGCCGTTTAACGAGCAATACATAG